A stretch of the Nicotiana tabacum cultivar K326 chromosome 6, ASM71507v2, whole genome shotgun sequence genome encodes the following:
- the LOC107761590 gene encoding SNF1-related protein kinase regulatory subunit gamma-1-like: protein MVMEEGCQTPRSPEAKVGMQVEDLWDVQEPQLSPTEKLNACFENIPVSDFPPAPSNQVIEIRSDATLAEAVKLLSRHKILSAPVVDVDAPEDASWIDRYIGIVEFAGIVVWILHQSEKMEGNSAFDSVIDGPDDTLSPALAAAVSGVSSPRFRSLHPESPTATCGNFFETLTSSDLYKNTKVRDISGSFRWAPFLALQKSNSFLTMLLLLSKYKMKSIPVVDLGEWKIDNIITQSAVIHMLEECAGLHWFESWGSKKLYELGLPLMKPSSIIQVNEDEPVLQAFKLMRQKGVGGVPVVESGGRKAIGNISIRDIQFLLIAPEIYKDYRSITAKNFLTSVQSYLEKHEKHSPYLSSMVTCRRDNSLKEVIMKLDSMKIHRIYVVDDKGNLEGVLTLRDIISKLVHEPRGYFGDFFDGVLPLPANSRV from the exons atggTGATGGAAGAAGGATGTCAAACACCAAGAAGCCCAGAAGCAAAGGTAGGTATGCAAGTGGAAGATCTATGGGATGTACAAGAACCACAGCTTAGTCCTACTGAGAAGCTCAACGCTTGTTTCGAGAACATTCCTGTTTCTGATTTTCCTCCTGCTCCTTCTAATCAAG TAATTGAGATAAGATCAGATGCAACTTTGGCCGAAGCTGTTAAGTTACTATCGCGGCACAAAATACTAAGTGCACCTGTTGTGGATGTTGATGCCCCTGAAGATGCTAGTTGGATTGATAGATATATTGGCATCGTGGAATTTGCCGGCATTGTGGTATGGATCCTGCATCAG TCAGAAAAGATGGAGGGCAACTCTGCTTTTGATTCGGTAATCGATGGACCAGATGATACACTCAGCCCTGCATTGGCAGCGGCTGTTAGCGGAGTCTCTTCTCCGAGATTCAGAAGTTTGCATCCTGAATCTCCAACTGCGACTTGTGGAAACTTTTTTGAGACATTAACTTCGTCAGATCTCTATAAGAATACAAAG GTTCGGGACATTTCGGGTTCATTCCGCTGGGCTCCATTTCTGGCTTTGCAGAAATCAAACTCTTTTCTGACAATGCTTCTCTTACTATCAAAATACAAAATGAAGAGCATTCCTGTGGTTGATTTAGGGGAATGGAAGATTGATAACATCATAACTCAATCTGCTGTTATACACATGCTAGAAGAATGTGCTGGTCTTCATTGGTTCGAGAGCTGGGGTTCTAAAAAATTATATGAACTTGGCCTCCCTTTAATGAAGCCAAGTAGCATCATTCAG GTGAATGAGGATGAACCAGTGCTGCAGGCGTTCAAGCTGATGAGACAAAAGGGAGTTGGAGGAGTCCCTGTGGTCGAAAGTGGTGGAAGGAAAGCTATTGGTAATATAAGCATCAGAGATATTCAGTTCCTTCTCATTGCTCCTGAGATCTACAAGGACTACAG ATCTATAACAGCAAAGAACTTCCTGACATCAGTTCAAAGCTATCTGGAGAAGCATGAGAAGCACTCCCCTTATTTAAGTAGCATGGTTACTTGCAGAAGGGATAACAGCCTTAAAGAAGTTATCATGAAGCTGGATTCAATGAAGATACACAGGATCTATGTCGTCGATGACAAGGGAAATCTCGAGGGGGTACTCACACTTCGAGACATAATCTCAAAGCTAGTTCACGAACCTCGTGGTTACTTTGGTGATTTCTTTGATGGTGTTTTGCCATTGCCAGCAAATAGCAGGGTCTAA